The nucleotide window CGGGACCGGTATGTGAGCGGTTTTGCGACGATTGAGGCTGCCGAAAACGAGAAGTACTTCCAGAATGGACTGGCGGATGACGAAGAGCTTCTCATTGAGGAGGTGAGCAGGGACCCGGCGCAGGCCGCTGGTGCGCTGAAAAGAGCAGAAACGCTTTTAAGGTCGGTGCCCTTGCCTGCCCGCGTCAAAGACGCAGCGTTTCAGCGGATCAAGGAAAGAGTAGCCGAAACCTGGATAGGAGCGCGCCCTCTCGACGAACGCCTCGGTGTTCTGGAAGCAGAACTTGGAGTTCGCGGCAACGAAACTGCCGATGTCTTATCAGTCAATGGGGCGCGGAAAGACGCCTCAGACAACAAGCGTGAAGATCTAGATCCTGAATGGTCTGAGCAGCTTCAAGGCCTGTCCGACGCCACTCTGCAGCGGATCTATATGGGCACTCTTGCTGAGAAATCCGGCGCGTCGGCCGCTGAAGCCGAACGTATCGAAAGGCGCATTGAAGAGACCCACGGGCTTTTTGATCCGCGCGAAATCGACGCAAACACCGCTCTGACACCCCGCCAAAAAGTGCAGTTGAATGATCTTAAAACTTTTGCTAGAGAAGAACAAAGCATAAACATTTCTGCTTTGAAGTGGCTTAATTCCGATGGAAGCGCTGAGATCGAGGCGCTGGGTCGACAAACGCTGAGCGACCGTGCGTTTGCGTTTCTTGATGACGGCAAAGCCGACAAGGGCGCAGTGGTTCGCCTGATCGCGCGAGAAAAAGGAGTGTTGCCAAGGCCATATGCCGCCTCTTTGAAGAAGGATCTGGAAAGCGATGCCGATGACAAGGTGAAAACGGCATATGAGAGCCTCGGGTCTCTAGCCGATCTGGGCATCAGTTCAATTGCAGAGGAACCCTATCAACAGAGCTTTCGGGCATCTCGTGTCAAATGGCACCTTTTGAGAGACCGGTTTGGCCTTTCTCCTGAAGAGGCCGCCTCACGATTGGCGCGTGCGAATGGAGGAAAACGAGAAAAGGAAATACGCACAAGGTTTGATCTTGATTACCCGCAGCGTGGCTCATCCATAGCGCTAACTTCCCGGGATTTGCTGGGGCGAGTGTCTCTACCGGGTTACCTTGGTGTTGACGCGTCTCCAAGCGAGTTGCTGAATGGTGTCGATCTTATCGGGCAGTCATCTCACTACAAGTATACTGGGGCGCAGTATGCTCAAAGGGTGTCACCGCGACCGGGTATCTCTCTTTTACCTCCCTTGGGGCCGCTGGAAAGAGATGAGCCGACCGGGTTCTACTTCGAAGCAACGCCAGATGAAGCTGCCAGTGGCTTCGAGGGCGTCATTAAGCGTCTGATGTTTCCAGGACTTAGGCAGGGGCGGTCCCCTGGAACTGAGACCCACGAGGATCCTAGTTTTCTTGAAAACAGAAGACCGGATGAAGGAAAGGGGGCAGAAACAAAGCAACGAAGAAAGAACGGGAATGGTGGAAAGAAAGCCACGGATAGCGGCAAAAACGGGCCGCATGGCGATCGCGGCAGAGCGATAAACAAAGCAGAGAAGCAGACAAAAGATTTGGAAGCGGCTTTGAAAGAATCGACGTCGCGGCGGGAAAAAAAGAAGCTGTACAACAAGATAGATCGCATCAGAGATGCCGCACGCCGGGCAAAATCGGGGGAAACACATAGCCGCCGAGGAAAGGGGTCGAGATGACCGATTGGAAATGGGAATGGACCCCTGGTGTTGGTGTCGGTCCAATAAAATTTGGCACACCGATCGAAGAATATATCGAACGTTTCGATTTGAAGCTTAGGGTCTCGGAAGGTACAACATCCACGGGGTTAGGATCCTACACTATCCAAGATTTTGCGAAGTCGGTGGCAACTGACCTTGGCAAGGTTGAGAGTGTTGAATGTGAAGACTATTTTGGGTTTCGTGGCAAAAACCTGATTGGAATGTCCGAAGAGGAACTCATCACGCATATGGGAAGCGACCCTGACAAGATCGGCGTGGGCGTCCTTTATGAAAATGGTTCGGTTCAGACCCCATTCGAATACGATGGGCTCGGTTTGATAGTATGGTTCGAAGATGAAAAGCTGATCAGCGCCGCGGCAATGGAGATCATAGACGACTGAGATGATCTGAATAGGTATGAGCAACAAAGTCAGCTTATCCTGAGTATTCATTGGCGTTTTGAAATTGGGGTTGAATTAGATGTTAGCTGACAAGCTTTTGGAAAATATTGATCTGTACCATTTCTTTTTTCTGGACCAGCTTACGGATGATCTGGAATACCTAACCCTCAGAGTGGATCTCAATGAAGGGAGATTCCTGAAAATCAGGTTTGGGAGACATGATTGCTACCGTGTCATGGATGAAGGTGATGCCTATCGAACTCTTCATGACCTCTATGCGTTGGATGTGGGTTATTCGCATATTTAGAAGGTCATGGACGGTGATTTTTTCAATGAATATCACAAGATGACTGAAGGTATCAGGAAAGATCTTGAGCTAAATCACTACATAGTTTTGTTAGATGATCATGTAATTGATATCATAGGGTTTGATGATCCGATTGTGGAGCATGAGTAATTTTTGTACTTTTTTTGTCGAAAAAATAGTAATTAGGAATATTTGTCAAATATGAAATCGCTATTTTATGTATTTAATTTGAATAGATTCAATTGAGTAAACAAATTTTTTCCATCGAAAACACATGCTGAGTTGTTCAACTGATTTTGTACCAAAGCTTGCCGTTGATAGCTGGAGCACGGAAAGCAAGCAGTTACAACGTAAGCTAGGACTGTAAGGCGAGAGCGGCAGAGCGATCGGTAAACCATGGATTTGGAAGCGGCTTTAAAGCATTCGACGTCGCGGCGAGAAAAGACACTGCTGAGAGATAGGATTCGGCGTGTCAAAGATGCAGCTCAAAAGGCGAAGTCCGGGGAAGCTCACAGTCGACGTGGAAAGGGCGCGAGATGACCGATTTGAAATGGGAATGGATCCCTGGAATTGGCGTGGGACCAATGAAGTTTGGTGCACCGATCAAAAACTTTATCGAACGATTTGAATTGAAGCTCCATGTGCCGGAAGGGACAACGCCGGAGGAATGGGGGAGCTATATTATTCAGGACTTTGTAAAATCGGTGACAACCGAACATGGACTGATTCAAACTGTTGAATGTGAAGACTATTTTGGGTTTCGCGGCAAAAACCTGATTGGAATGTCCGAGGAGGAACTCATCGCGCATATGGGAAGCGACCCTGACAAGATCGGCGTGGGCGTCCTTTATGAAAATGGTTCGGTTCAGACGCCCTTCGATTACGACGCTCTCGGTTTGATAGTGTGGTTCGAAGATGAAAAGCTGATCAGTGCGGCGGCAATGGAGATCATAGACGACTGATGTGTTTTGATCTTAAATAATACTCTAGCTTCAATATTGGTTTTTAGAAATTAGATAGTATTTTTTGGTAAAATTATATTCTTTCTATCTTTTTTAAAATATATTATGAATTAAATTTTGATGTTATAATAAATTTTTGCACTTTACTCATAAGTAAACTCACGTCCCACTCGATTTTTCTGTCGGTGGGTTGCGTTTGGTGAAGCTTTGCTTCACGTGAGCACTCTCTAGGAAAATCAAATATGACAATAGCAGCTTTGGAAGAAGGCCGCGTCCAGGTGATGGGCGACGGTGTGACGGATCGTGCCGATCTGCCGTTCCAGTTTGTCGATGAACGCAATCTTCAGGTCACCCATACGGATGCTCAAGGGTCAACCACCCTTTGGGAATATCAGCAGTCACCGGGCAACTGGTATTTTACAGGCGGTGATTTCTCTACCGGTACGGTCCATTTTACAGCGGCTGATCTTCAAATTGACGAAAAGCTGACAGTGATCCTGGTCAGCGACTACGATCAGCCTTACAGCCTTGCTGGCGGCGAGATTGACCCGGCCGTCATGGAAAGGGCGATGGATCGCACAGCGATCAACATGCAGTCGGTTGCTGCCCGTGCTTTGATTGAGAAAAACGGCGGTTATGATCTGGCAAACCGCCGGTTGATCAATGCGCTTGAGGCAAATGAAAATTCTGATGTGCCAACATTGCAGCAGGTGTTGGAAATCGCTCAATTGCCAGGAGAGCAGGGACCTAAAGGACCGGTTGGCAATCAGGGGCCTTCCGGCCCGCAAGGAGCTGAGGGGCCGCAAGGGGCGCAAGGCCCGCAAGGCGAGCGTGGGCCACTTGGCTATGAAGGTCCGCGCGGTCCAACCGGATTTCAGGGGCCGGAAGGTCCAAGAGGCCCGGAAGGGCCAGCCGGTCCGACAGGGTCACAAGGCCTCATTGGTCCACAAGGCCCGCAAGGGCCGGAAGGACCGGTGGGAAAAGCATTTGAGCCTGATGCTTCCGGTTTGACCGCTGATCGAGCCGCCTACAATGCGGAGCCGGCGAATTTCTCGTTTCTCGATGTGGAAGTTGGCGAGGTATACTGGAAGCTTTCAAACGCGGTCGGTGCCTGGTCTGTTGGCGTTCCTTTCGGCCGTGGCCCGCAAGGGTTGCAAGGCACACAGGGGCCGCAGGGTAATCCCGGCCCGGTTGGCATGAACCACCGGGGAGTATGGTCAAATCTGGTTGCCTATGATCCGAACGACACGGTTTCCTATGACGGGTCTTACTTTCTGTGTGTGGCAGGTCATACCAATGTGACGCCCGATGATGCTTCGGCCGAATGGGATCTGGTCGCGGCCAAGGGCGAGCGGGGTTTACAAGGTCAACAGGGTATTCAGGGGCCGGAGGGTCAACAGGGGGCCCAGGGGCCGGAAGGCATTCAGGGAATTCAAGGCGATCAAGGCTTGCAAGGTCCGCAAGGAGCGCAAGGCCCTCAAGGCGCAACGGGCGATCCGGGCTTGACCTACATGGGCCTTTGGTCTTCGGGCGTTACCTATAACGCAGATGAAACGGTGACCTATAACGGCTCATCCTACATTTCGTTGCGGGTCAACGTTGGCCAGAACCCTAGTATCTCGCCTGATGATTGGGGTTTGATTGCGGCGAAGGGGGATATTGGACCGCAGGGACCGCAAGGAGATCCGGGGCCGACAGGGGACATTTCGGCAAATACCGAATGGCAGGACAGCTATGAAGCCCGGTTCGGCAACAGTGCTGACATGCGGCTACAGCACGACGGCAACAACTCATTCATCAACAATTACACTGGCCGACTGTACATTATTAGCCGTCGTCATGGTGGCGATGTAGAGATTGGCACCGAGAAAACTGACGGCACCTATCGATCAGCTATGTATGTCGCCAACGGCGGTAACATCGACTTCCGGTACGATGGTTCGCACAAGATGCGGATCGATGGTTCGGGCTCAACAGTCTATGGTCGACTCCATGCTACGGACATGATGTATGTCGGTAACAATGGTGGCGGTGACAGTTGGCTTCAGTTCTATGACGATAACTCCAACACTTGGCGATATCTCGGTTGGGACGATAGTGCAAACAGCTTTGTGCTTGAAGAAAATGATGGTGGTACGCACAAGATTGCGTCGGTCTATGATGGATCGAGCCACAGCAATACAAACTTTCCGATTGGTACCTGCCTTATTGTCGCTTCTGGTTCCCATTTAAACCGAAATGCAAACCGGCCGCTCTACGTCTACACCGGACATAACTACGCTTGGGTAGATAGTTCATGGAACTCCAGTGAGCGTGGGAGTCAACTCACGGGCACTTGGCGCCAAAAAGGGAATTTCGCCGGCGGCAGCATCCTGCACCTTATGCAAAGGATATCATGATGAACGCGAACATCATCGAATTTTATGGTTTCGATGCCCATTGGGAAACGGACCATTCTGAAACCGTAATGGCAAAAGTTATCGGAGCAGCGCACTATTGTGTCCAATACCCTGATGGGTCTAAAGAAGAACTTGTCACGGGTTTGCGACCGGGCGAGAATAACGCTTGGAATGTCAAAGTAATCGAATCCGCCCAAGCGTGGAAAGACAACGGCGGAATGATTCCAGAGTATGTGCCGTCTACGCCAGAAGAACTTCGTAAGTTTATGCAACCATTAACTGCATGCCAACTCCGGCTGGGTTTGATCAATGCGGATCTTACTTTCGCGCAGGTAGACAGCGCAATTGCTGCCATTGCCGATGAAACAGAGCGAACTGCGGCACAAATCGAATGGGAGTTTTCAAATGAGTTTCAGCGCACACAGCCATTAATCGTCTCAATTTTAACGACCATTGGTTTAACACCAGAAGAAGTTGACGATCTCTGGGCAGGGGCTCTGAATTCCTGAGGCCTTCTAGAGGGCTTAAAAAAAGGTTCTCACGATTTGCATGAAGTGATATCTCGCCCCTTACGACTGGAGATAGAAAGAGATCTAAATGGCATTCGGTATCGGACGGGCAATAAAAAAGAGATTCAAGGGGCAGGAGACACAGCCTTACGAATACGCCGCAGACAATTTTGCAGTTCGAAAGAAAAACCTGTCATTTATGGAAGATGACGCTTTTGCGTTCGCTTGGGACAAGGCTGTCGAAGGTAATCAAGCAGCGTGGGATGGTCGCTACAAAGATGTTCGATGGAGAGCACACACTGCGGTTTGGGCAGCGAAACACGGGCTTACACTTGAGGGTGATTTTGTCGAATGCGGCGTTTTTCTGGGTTCTCTTTCTTTAACAATCTGCCATTTTCTAAAGTTTTATCAAATTCCTAGAAACTTCTACCTCTTTGATACTTTCGAAGGGATCCCAGACGACGGGCAAGAGAAGACTAGGAAGCAGAACAAGCCCTATTTTGATTATTTTGATATCGCCAAGAATAACTTCTCTCAGTTTCCCAATGCTAAGCTAGTAAAAGGGGTTTTGCCTGAAACACTGAGCCAAGCTCCAATAGAAAAGATCGCTTATCTATCTGTTGACCTCAATCACGCTAAATATGAAAAAGAAGTCATGGCGGAGCTTTGGGATAGGATTGCTCGTTCTGCCATCGTTTTGATCGACGACTATGCTTTCAAGAACCACGAAGAGCAGTACGAAATGTGGAATGAGTTTGCTGCATCAAAGGGATGTTCGATACTTACGATGCCAACTGGTTCTGGAGTTTTGATAAAGCCCTAGGAGAACACGACTAATACTTAGTTTTTTTTTGAACAATAACCGCCTTTAGGGCGGTTTTTTTGTGCCTAAAGGATTCCGTATGAAATTGATAATCGGCTGGCGCCGTGTCCTGGCAAGGGCATGGAGCGTTCGCCTGATGCTGCTTGCTGCGCTTTTGTCTGGTGCAGAGGTGGCGTTGCCCTTCCTGGGCGACATCATCGAGCCGGGACGCCTGGCGCTTCTCTCAGCTCTTGCTACCGCCGGCGCATTCGTTGCCCGCATACTCGTTCAAAAGGACATGAAAGATGGGACGTAAATCCCGCCTGGCTGGAACTGTCGGCGTGGCCGCAATTGCTCTTGTGGGTGCTTGGGAAGGCCTGCGCCTGGTTGCCTATAAGGATGTCGTTGGAGTGCCAACCGTCTGTTACGGCGAAACTTACGGCGTGAAGATGGGGGACAGGCACACAAAGGCCGAATGTGACGCAATGTTGCTGGCCTCGCTCAAGAAACACGAGCGCGGCATGCGCAAGTGTCTGAAAAACCCTGACGCCATTCCTCCCAAGTCCTATGTCACGTTCGTGAGCTTGACCTACAACATTGGGGTAGGGGCCTTTTGCAGGTCAACAGCGCGCAAGCGTCTGAACAGTGGCGATTACAAAGGCGCTTGCAATGCGGCCACCTGGTTCAACAAGGCAGGCGGCCGAACGATCAAGGGCCTGGTCAACCGCCGCACGGCAGAGCACAGGATGTGCCTGGAAGGCCTTAAATAATGGGTCTGGCCACCTGGATCCTTCAGAGCCGCGCCGCTTGTTCAGCCCTTGCCATTGCCGCCGTTCTGGGCGGCATTTTCATTTGGCATCAGGTCGACAAGTCGAGCGCGGTTCGAAAGGCCATTGTTGAATACGTGGCAGAGGCGGAATTGACCGCAGCACGTGTTCAGCTTGAAGAATTGAAACGCCGCAAGGTCGTTACCGATCGAGCCAATCGGCGCTTTCTCTCCCTAATTGAAAAGGCCAACGTGGAAGCGGAAGCCGCATCACAGGAGTTGGAGCATTATGTTTCGACTGTGGAGGACAGTTGCGTTGTGCAGCCTGATCTTATTGAGCGGTTGCGCAACCGTTGACGATCGATTGCGAGCGGCCGCAACGCAAACCGCAGAGACACAGGCAACCAGAGAGTTGCCCGACTATCCCGCAGACTGCCGGAAGAAAGAACGCTCTGGCGTTCGAGAAGGCGAGCCGCTGGACCTTGCCTTGCTCCGCACCGATCAGGCGCTAGAACGAGCAAATGCCCGCGTTCAGCGATGTCGTCAATGGTACCAAACAGTTCAAATAGGATTTCGAGGAGAGGAAATTGACTGAAGATCAGTTGCGAGAGGTTGCGCGTGAAAGTGGGGCTGAAGGGGCACGAGAAGTTTTACGGACTCTAGGCGTGGACGTCGATCAACCGTTGGAAGCCCAGAAAGATATGCATTTTCTCCGCGATCTTCGGAAAGGAACGTCGAGCGTCAAAGGGAAAATTATCAATACAGTTATTGGCGCTTTGGCCCTTGCGGGATTGTATAGAATCCTAACCGGGTTGAGATAGCGAACCCATTTCTGTTCAAAGTTCCAGCGCCAAACTCTTGGTGTTCTGCCGAGTTTAGGGGGCTATGCGTAGTGCGCAAGAATGCCACCAGATTACGGGAAATAGATTTTCTTAGAGGTAGGTGACAATTTTGAAGATACAAAAGTCCGTTGTTCGACCCACCAATTCACCTCGTTTCACCTCAGCGTCCAACGAACAGGGGTTGGTGCACATCAGAATTCTGATCTGATTTCAGGTTTACAAGAATTCGACATCAGTCGAGTCAACACACTGTTCAATAAAACAGACCTAGTTTTCAAAAAATACGGATATTATCTCAAATTTTGAAACGACCCTTTCGATAACAGCGGTCGTAACTGGAGATTGAGATGCAAAACTTGGGAAAAACGATCCTTCATATCGATGCCTCAGCACGTGCCGAGGGCTCCGTGTCTCGGGAACTTACAGAGGCGCTGGTAAAGAGCATGCTCGAAAAGTTCAAAGACACCAAGATGTTGCGGCGAGATGTCTCGCAAGGCCTGCCGTTTTTGGACGAAGCGTGGGTGGAAGCTAACTTCACAGATACAGCATCGCGCACTTCGGACCAGCGTATGAAGTTGGCACTGTCAGATACGCTTGTGAATGAGCTAAAGTCAGCTGACACGATCGTAATAGGCACTCCGATTTACAATTTTTCCATACCAGCGGCCTTGAAGGCCTGGATCGATCTTGTCGCGCGTGCTCGAGAGACCTTTAAATACACCGACAATGGTCCCATTGGCCTGTTGGAGGGTAAGAAAGCAATCGTTGTTGTGGCGTCGGGTGGTACAAAGGTTGGATCTGAAATTGATTTTGCCTCTAACTATTTGAAACATGTTCTGGGATTTCTCGGTATCACCGATGTTGAAGTAATCGCAGCCGACCAGCTTATGATCGATCCAACACGACGTCAGGCTGCTTTGACCGCATCGTTGCAGTCGGCTGCGTAACGGTGGACTGTTCGCCACGAGTGCTTCTGCTGAATTTCAGGGAATGCAACCTATAAGAGTGCGCAATGTGCTTTTGGAATTTAGGCAAAGTGATCAGCTTAACCTGTTCAAGGCTCGTTACCGCTTGCCGATGCAGTTGAAAGATAATTTAACCAATTCGCACAACTGACCGGCCGACACCTTCTGGTGCGGCTGGCAGCTAAGTCGCGATTAACACGTTGGATTGGCTCTTGTTCAGGTCGTCAATGATATAACGGCCTATGTTCTCTCTCTTTTTTGGTTGAAGCTAAATTAGCCCAACCACGATTGCAGCCAAAAAGGCGAAAGCTGCAAGGAAGGCAATCACATTCAGGTTTCGTACTAGGGTCATCTGCCCGCTCCCGATTACCTCTGTCTGACTTATCAATATTAAGTCAGCGATTTGTGGAAGCGAAGCAAAAAAGATGCTGCAATGCAATGAAGTAATGCTCGTACGGGTTGTTTCGGATGTCGAAAAAATAAGTAACTTATTGAAAGAAAAAGATACATTGCGTGAATGCAAAGATGCTCGCTTTTTCTGACTATTGACGTTGATAATTTACGCTCTCGCTTGAATTTCGCCACACTTCGAGACTGCTTCGACACCCCGCATTCCATTCGACATCGGTAGCGGAGTGTTAACGAGAGATTGGTAATCTGCTCTTACGCGAGATGCGCGTTGGAGCTTTGATGTTCAGTCTTACAAAATTATCAGAACTGGCTAGAGACCCCAGTGCGTCAGGGCGCAAGAGCTTGATAACGACGTTGACCGATTTGTTCGTCAGCAGCCGTGATGATCGCGACGAACAGATCAGCCTGCTCTTTGGTGACATCGTTCTGAAAGTCCTCGGCCAACTTGAAGAAGAAACGCGGATTATA belongs to Roseibium porphyridii and includes:
- a CDS encoding TylF/MycF/NovP-related O-methyltransferase gives rise to the protein MAFGIGRAIKKRFKGQETQPYEYAADNFAVRKKNLSFMEDDAFAFAWDKAVEGNQAAWDGRYKDVRWRAHTAVWAAKHGLTLEGDFVECGVFLGSLSLTICHFLKFYQIPRNFYLFDTFEGIPDDGQEKTRKQNKPYFDYFDIAKNNFSQFPNAKLVKGVLPETLSQAPIEKIAYLSVDLNHAKYEKEVMAELWDRIARSAIVLIDDYAFKNHEEQYEMWNEFAASKGCSILTMPTGSGVLIKP
- a CDS encoding lysozyme → MGRKSRLAGTVGVAAIALVGAWEGLRLVAYKDVVGVPTVCYGETYGVKMGDRHTKAECDAMLLASLKKHERGMRKCLKNPDAIPPKSYVTFVSLTYNIGVGAFCRSTARKRLNSGDYKGACNAATWFNKAGGRTIKGLVNRRTAEHRMCLEGLK
- a CDS encoding DUF6127 family protein, which produces MREVARESGAEGAREVLRTLGVDVDQPLEAQKDMHFLRDLRKGTSSVKGKIINTVIGALALAGLYRILTGLR
- a CDS encoding FMN-dependent NADH-azoreductase, which gives rise to MQNLGKTILHIDASARAEGSVSRELTEALVKSMLEKFKDTKMLRRDVSQGLPFLDEAWVEANFTDTASRTSDQRMKLALSDTLVNELKSADTIVIGTPIYNFSIPAALKAWIDLVARARETFKYTDNGPIGLLEGKKAIVVVASGGTKVGSEIDFASNYLKHVLGFLGITDVEVIAADQLMIDPTRRQAALTASLQSAA